A genomic stretch from Haemophilus parainfluenzae ATCC 33392 includes:
- the rpoC gene encoding DNA-directed RNA polymerase subunit beta': MKDLVKFLKAQSKTSEDFDVIKIGLASPDMIRSWSFGEVKKPETINYRTFKPERDGLFCARIFGPVKDYECLCGKYKRLKHRGVICEKCGVEVTQTKVRRERMGHIELACPVAHIWFLKSLPSRIGLLLDMPLRDIERVLYFEMYIVTEPGMTDLERGQLLTEEQFLDAEDRWQDEFEAKMGAEAIQDLLKGIDLEVECEKLREELQETNSETKRKKITKRLKLLEAFQQSGNKPEWMVMTVLPVLPPDLRPLVPLDGGRFATSDLNDLYRRVINRNNRLKRLLDLIAPDIIVRNEKRMLQESVDALLDNGRRGRAITGSNRRPLKSLADMIKGKQGRFRQNLLGKRVDYSGRSVITVGPYLHLHQCGLPKKMALELFRPFIYAKLESRGYATTIKAAKKMVEREDAIVWDILAEVIREHPILLNRAPTLHRLGIQAFEPLLIEGKAIQLHPLVCAAFNADFDGDQMAVHVPLTLEAQLEARALMMSTNNVLSPANGDPIIVPSQDVVLGLYYMTREKVNGKGEGMLLQDPREAEKAYRTGEAELHSRVKVRITEYVKNEAGEFEEKTTLTDTTIGRAILWMIAPKGMPYSLFNQTLGKKAISKLINEAYRRLGLKEAVMFADHIMYTGFAYAARSGSSVGIDDMVIPEKKYEIISAAEAEVAEIQEQFQSGLVTAGERYNKVIDIWAAANERVAKAMMENLSQEEVINREGNPEKQASFNSIFMMADSGARGSAAQIRQLAGMRGLMARPDGSIIETPITANFREGLNVLQYFISTHGARKGLADTALKTANSGYLTRRLVDVAQDLVIVEDDCGTHEGLVMTPLIEGGDEKVPLRELVLGRVVAEDVYKPGTEEVLIARNTLLDEKLCDVLDANSVDSVKVRSVVTCDTDFGVCAKCYGRDLARGHLINQGEAVGVIAAQSIGEPGTQLTMRTFHIGGAASAAAKESSVQIKNNGTLHLANAKFVVNDEGKLVLTSRNTELTVTDEFGRTKEHYKVPYGTVLNKADGQEVSAGETVANWDPHTMPVVSEVSGFVKFVDIVDGLTVTRQTDELTGLSSIVVQDVGERATAGKDLRPTIKLVDAKGNDIFLPETDVIAQYFLPGKAIVSLDDGAEVKVGEPLARIPQESVGTKDITGGLPRVADLFEARKPKEPAILAEISGIVSFGKETKGKRRLLITPTEGEIYEEMIPKWRQLNVFEGEMVERGDVISDGAETPHDILRLRGVRAVTEYIVNEVQEVYRLQGVKINDKHIEVIVRQMLRKAVITKAYDSEFLEGEQVEVARVKIVNRKREAEGKPPVEFERELLGITKASLATESFISAASFQETTRVLTEAAVAGKRDELRGLKENVIVGRLIPAGTGFAYHQSRHKKRIVDDVVIKLSEDDEAAIADEFVMTADDATTNLAEMLNMADDAE; encoded by the coding sequence GTGAAAGACTTAGTTAAGTTTTTAAAAGCACAATCAAAAACCAGTGAAGATTTTGATGTGATTAAAATTGGGTTAGCTTCTCCAGACATGATCCGTTCTTGGTCATTTGGTGAAGTTAAAAAACCTGAAACAATCAACTATCGTACGTTCAAACCTGAGCGTGACGGTCTTTTCTGTGCACGTATTTTCGGGCCAGTAAAAGATTACGAATGTTTATGCGGTAAATATAAACGCTTAAAACACCGTGGTGTGATTTGTGAAAAATGTGGTGTAGAAGTAACACAAACTAAAGTGCGTCGTGAACGTATGGGCCACATTGAATTGGCTTGTCCAGTTGCACACATTTGGTTTTTAAAATCACTTCCGTCCCGTATCGGTTTATTACTAGATATGCCATTACGTGATATTGAACGTGTGCTTTATTTTGAAATGTACATCGTAACCGAACCGGGAATGACCGATTTGGAGCGTGGACAGTTATTAACTGAAGAACAATTCCTTGATGCAGAAGACCGTTGGCAAGATGAATTCGAAGCGAAAATGGGTGCTGAAGCAATTCAAGATTTACTTAAAGGTATTGATCTTGAAGTGGAATGTGAAAAATTACGTGAAGAGTTACAAGAAACTAACTCTGAAACAAAACGTAAGAAAATCACTAAACGCTTAAAATTATTAGAAGCGTTCCAACAGTCTGGTAATAAACCAGAGTGGATGGTAATGACTGTATTACCAGTACTTCCACCAGATTTACGTCCGTTAGTACCATTAGATGGTGGCCGTTTTGCAACTTCTGACTTAAACGATCTATATCGTCGCGTGATCAACCGTAACAACCGTTTAAAACGTTTATTAGATTTAATCGCACCAGATATTATCGTGCGCAACGAAAAACGTATGTTACAAGAATCTGTTGATGCGTTATTAGATAATGGTCGCCGTGGTCGTGCGATTACGGGTTCTAACCGTCGTCCATTGAAATCACTTGCGGATATGATCAAAGGTAAACAAGGTCGTTTCCGTCAAAACTTATTAGGTAAACGTGTTGACTATTCAGGCCGTTCTGTAATCACTGTAGGTCCATACTTGCACTTACACCAATGTGGTTTACCGAAGAAAATGGCATTGGAATTATTCCGTCCGTTTATCTATGCAAAATTAGAAAGCCGTGGTTATGCAACGACGATTAAAGCGGCTAAGAAAATGGTTGAGCGTGAAGACGCGATCGTTTGGGATATTTTGGCAGAAGTTATTCGTGAGCACCCAATTCTATTGAACCGTGCACCGACACTTCACCGTTTAGGTATCCAAGCGTTTGAACCACTTCTAATCGAAGGTAAAGCAATCCAGTTACACCCACTTGTTTGTGCGGCGTTCAACGCGGACTTCGATGGTGACCAAATGGCGGTTCACGTACCATTAACACTTGAAGCGCAGTTAGAAGCGCGTGCGTTAATGATGTCGACCAACAACGTACTTTCACCAGCAAACGGTGATCCTATTATCGTTCCATCACAAGACGTGGTGTTGGGTCTTTACTATATGACCCGTGAAAAAGTGAACGGTAAAGGTGAAGGCATGTTATTGCAAGATCCGCGCGAAGCTGAAAAAGCATATCGCACAGGTGAAGCAGAATTACATTCTCGCGTTAAAGTACGTATTACTGAATATGTGAAAAATGAAGCTGGCGAATTCGAAGAGAAAACCACATTAACCGATACCACTATCGGTCGTGCAATCTTATGGATGATCGCGCCAAAAGGTATGCCTTATTCATTGTTTAACCAAACATTAGGTAAAAAAGCAATTTCTAAACTTATCAACGAAGCTTATCGTCGTTTAGGTTTGAAAGAAGCAGTAATGTTTGCTGACCATATTATGTATACCGGTTTTGCTTATGCTGCACGTTCAGGTTCTTCTGTGGGTATCGACGATATGGTTATCCCAGAGAAAAAATACGAAATTATTTCTGCAGCGGAAGCTGAAGTGGCAGAAATTCAAGAACAGTTCCAATCTGGTCTTGTAACAGCGGGTGAGCGTTATAACAAAGTCATCGATATTTGGGCTGCAGCAAATGAGCGTGTAGCGAAAGCAATGATGGAAAACTTATCTCAGGAAGAAGTTATCAACCGTGAAGGTAATCCTGAGAAACAAGCTTCTTTCAACAGTATCTTTATGATGGCTGATTCTGGTGCGCGTGGTTCTGCAGCTCAGATTCGTCAGTTAGCAGGTATGCGTGGTTTGATGGCGCGTCCAGATGGTTCGATCATCGAAACTCCAATTACAGCGAACTTCCGTGAAGGTTTGAACGTACTTCAGTACTTTATTTCAACCCACGGTGCGCGTAAAGGTTTGGCGGATACCGCATTAAAAACAGCAAACTCTGGTTACTTAACTCGTCGTTTAGTTGACGTAGCACAAGACTTAGTGATCGTTGAAGATGACTGTGGTACGCACGAAGGTTTAGTCATGACTCCATTAATCGAAGGTGGCGATGAGAAAGTTCCACTTCGCGAATTAGTGTTAGGTCGTGTTGTGGCTGAAGATGTGTATAAACCAGGTACAGAAGAAGTCTTAATTGCACGTAACACCTTATTAGATGAAAAACTTTGTGATGTGTTAGATGCAAACTCAGTGGACAGCGTAAAAGTACGTTCTGTTGTAACTTGTGATACTGACTTCGGTGTTTGTGCGAAATGTTACGGTCGTGACTTAGCGCGTGGTCACCTCATCAACCAAGGTGAAGCAGTGGGTGTTATCGCTGCTCAATCTATCGGTGAGCCAGGTACACAGTTAACCATGCGTACGTTCCACATCGGTGGTGCAGCTTCTGCGGCAGCGAAAGAATCTAGCGTACAAATCAAAAACAACGGTACTTTACACCTTGCTAACGCGAAATTCGTTGTTAATGACGAAGGTAAATTAGTTTTAACTTCTCGTAATACCGAATTAACCGTTACAGATGAATTTGGTCGTACGAAAGAACACTATAAAGTGCCTTACGGTACTGTGTTGAATAAAGCAGATGGTCAAGAAGTATCAGCGGGTGAAACAGTGGCAAACTGGGATCCTCATACAATGCCAGTTGTCTCTGAAGTATCTGGTTTTGTGAAATTCGTTGATATCGTGGATGGTTTAACTGTAACCCGTCAAACGGATGAATTAACCGGTCTTTCTTCTATCGTGGTACAAGACGTGGGTGAACGTGCAACAGCAGGTAAAGATTTACGTCCAACTATTAAATTAGTTGATGCAAAAGGTAACGATATCTTCTTACCTGAAACTGACGTTATTGCGCAATACTTCTTACCAGGTAAAGCAATCGTTAGTTTAGATGACGGTGCGGAAGTGAAAGTGGGTGAACCACTTGCACGTATTCCACAAGAATCTGTGGGTACTAAAGATATTACCGGTGGTCTTCCACGCGTTGCTGATTTATTCGAAGCTCGTAAACCGAAAGAGCCTGCAATCTTGGCTGAAATTTCAGGTATCGTGTCCTTCGGTAAAGAAACCAAAGGTAAACGTCGCTTGTTAATCACCCCAACTGAAGGTGAAATCTACGAAGAAATGATTCCAAAATGGCGTCAGCTCAACGTATTTGAAGGTGAGATGGTAGAACGTGGTGACGTGATTTCTGATGGTGCAGAAACTCCGCACGATATCTTACGTTTACGTGGTGTTCGTGCTGTAACTGAATATATCGTGAACGAAGTGCAAGAAGTTTACCGCTTACAAGGGGTAAAAATTAACGATAAGCACATCGAAGTTATCGTACGTCAAATGTTACGTAAAGCAGTCATTACGAAAGCTTATGACAGCGAATTCCTCGAAGGGGAACAAGTTGAAGTAGCTCGCGTGAAAATTGTGAACCGTAAACGTGAAGCGGAAGGTAAACCACCAGTTGAATTCGAACGTGAGTTACTTGGTATTACCAAAGCGTCATTGGCGACAGAATCCTTCATTTCTGCGGCATCGTTCCAAGAAACCACTCGCGTGCTTACTGAAGCAGCGGTGGCGGGTAAACGTGATGAATTACGAGGCTTGAAAGAGAACGTAATCGTAGGTCGTTTAATCCCTGCTGGTACTGGTTTTGCGTATCACCAAAGTCGTCACAAAAAACGTATTGTAGACGATGTTGTAATTAAATTGTCTGAAGACGATGAGGCAGCAATTGCTGATGAATTCGTTATGACAGCAGATGATGCAACAACTAACTTAGCCGAAATGCTTAATATGGCAGATGATGCAGAATAA
- the rpoB gene encoding DNA-directed RNA polymerase subunit beta: MGYSYTEKKRIRKDFGKRPQVLNVPYLLTIQLDSFDKFIQKDPEGQQGLEAAFRSVFPIVSNNGYTELQYVDYRLEEPEFDVRECQIRGSTYAAGLRVKLRLVSYDKESSSRAVKDIKESEVYMGEIPLMTDNGTFVINGTERVIVSQLHRSPGVFFDSDKGKTHSSGKVLYNARIIPYRGSWLDFEFDPKDNLYARIDRRRKLPATIILRALGYTVEEILNLFFDKVTFEIAGNKLLMTLVPERLRGETATFDIEANGKVYVERGRRITARHIKALEKDNVTQVEVPTEYIAGKVAAKDYVDLESGEIICPANGEISLEVLAKLSQAGYKIIETLFTNDLDYGPYISETLRVDPTYDRVSALYEIYRMMRPGEPPTPESSEALFNNLFFSAERYDLSAVGRMKFNRSLGIPEGEGTGILSNDDIIRVMKKLIDIRNGRGEVDDIDHLGNRRIRSVGEMAENQFRIGLVRVERAVKERLSLGDLDAITPQDLINPKPISAAVKEFFGSSQLSQFMDQNNPLSEVTHKRRISALGPGGLTRERAGFEVRDVHNTHYGRLCPIETPEGPNIGLINSLSAFARTNDYGFLETPYRKVVYGQVTEEIEYLSAIDEANYIIAQANSNLDENNRFTDAFVTARGERGESGLYKPEEIHYMDVSTQQVVSVAAALIPFLEHDDANRALMGANMQRQAVPTLRADKPLVGTGMEKPIALDSGVAVVAKRGGTVQYVDASRIVIKVNEDETVAGEAGIDIYNLIKYTRSNQNTCINQIPCVNLGDPINRGEVLADGPSTDLGELALGQNIRVAFMPWNGYNFEDSMLVSERVVQQDRFTTIHIQELSCVARDTKLGSEEITADIPNVGESALSKLDESGIVYVGAEVKGGDILVGKVTPKGETQLTPEEKLLRAIFGEKASDVKDSSLRVPNSVSGTVIDVQVFTRDGVEKDKRALEIEEMQLKQAKKDLSDELEILEAGLFARVRNVLIAGGIDAAQLDKMDRTKWLEQTISDEEKQNQLEQLAEQYEELRKEFEHKLEVKRKKIIKGDDLAPGVLKVVKVYLAVKRHIQPGDKMAGRHGNKGVISKINPVEDMPYDENGQPVEIVLNPLGVPSRMNIGQILETHLGLAAKGIGDQINAMIKQKQDVEKLRGYMQKAYDLGHGAQKVDLSTFSDDEIMRLAENLRKGLPVATPVFDGADEQEIKEMLKLGGLPTSGQITLYDGRTGEKFERPVTVGYMYMLKLNHLVDDKMHARSTGSYSLVTQQPLGGKAQFGGQRFGEMEVWALEAYGAAYTLQEMLTVKSDDVNGRTKMYKNIVGGNQQMDPGTPESFNVIMKEIRSLGLNIELDEE, from the coding sequence ATGGGTTACTCCTATACTGAGAAAAAACGAATTCGTAAAGACTTCGGCAAACGTCCGCAAGTTTTAAATGTACCTTATTTATTAACTATCCAATTAGATTCTTTTGATAAATTCATTCAAAAAGATCCTGAAGGTCAACAAGGCTTAGAAGCTGCATTCCGTTCTGTTTTCCCAATCGTAAGCAATAACGGTTATACAGAATTACAATATGTTGATTACCGTTTAGAAGAACCAGAATTTGATGTCCGTGAATGTCAAATCCGTGGTTCAACTTATGCAGCAGGTTTACGTGTAAAATTACGTTTAGTTAGCTACGATAAAGAATCTTCATCACGCGCAGTCAAAGACATTAAAGAAAGCGAAGTATATATGGGGGAAATCCCATTAATGACTGACAACGGTACCTTTGTCATCAATGGTACTGAGCGTGTTATCGTTTCACAATTACACCGTAGCCCAGGCGTATTTTTTGATTCTGACAAAGGTAAAACACACTCTTCAGGTAAAGTGCTTTATAACGCACGTATTATTCCTTACCGTGGTTCTTGGTTAGATTTCGAATTTGATCCAAAAGATAACTTATATGCGCGTATTGACCGCCGTCGTAAATTACCGGCAACCATTATTTTACGTGCGTTAGGTTACACCGTTGAAGAAATCTTAAACTTATTCTTCGACAAAGTAACTTTCGAGATCGCTGGCAATAAATTACTCATGACATTAGTGCCAGAACGTCTACGTGGTGAAACGGCAACATTTGATATTGAAGCAAATGGCAAAGTCTATGTAGAGCGCGGTCGTCGTATCACTGCTCGTCACATCAAAGCATTAGAAAAAGATAATGTGACACAAGTTGAAGTGCCAACTGAATATATCGCAGGCAAAGTAGCGGCAAAAGATTACGTTGATCTTGAATCAGGTGAAATTATTTGCCCAGCAAATGGCGAGATTTCTTTAGAAGTGTTAGCGAAATTATCGCAAGCAGGCTATAAAATCATCGAAACATTATTCACCAATGACTTAGATTACGGTCCATATATCTCTGAAACATTACGTGTTGATCCAACTTACGATCGTGTAAGTGCATTATATGAAATCTATCGTATGATGCGTCCAGGTGAACCACCTACACCAGAATCTTCAGAAGCATTATTCAATAACTTATTCTTCTCTGCAGAACGTTATGATTTATCTGCAGTAGGTCGTATGAAGTTTAATCGCTCGTTAGGTATTCCTGAAGGCGAGGGTACGGGTATTTTAAGTAACGACGATATCATTCGTGTGATGAAAAAACTCATCGATATCCGTAATGGTCGTGGTGAAGTGGATGATATCGACCACTTGGGTAACCGTCGTATTCGTTCTGTGGGTGAGATGGCAGAAAACCAATTCCGTATTGGTTTAGTTCGCGTAGAAAGAGCCGTTAAAGAGCGTTTATCTTTAGGTGATTTAGATGCGATCACGCCACAAGACTTAATTAATCCAAAACCAATTTCTGCGGCAGTGAAAGAATTCTTTGGTTCTTCACAACTTTCGCAATTCATGGACCAAAACAACCCATTATCAGAAGTGACACACAAACGTCGTATTTCTGCATTAGGTCCAGGCGGTTTAACTCGTGAACGTGCCGGCTTTGAAGTGCGTGACGTACATAACACCCACTATGGTCGTTTATGTCCAATCGAAACACCTGAAGGTCCAAACATCGGTTTGATCAACTCACTTTCTGCATTTGCTCGTACTAACGATTATGGTTTCTTAGAAACGCCATATCGTAAAGTGGTTTATGGTCAAGTAACCGAAGAAATCGAATATTTATCTGCAATTGATGAAGCAAACTACATCATTGCACAGGCGAACTCAAATCTTGATGAGAACAATCGCTTTACAGATGCATTCGTTACTGCACGTGGTGAACGTGGTGAATCAGGTCTTTATAAACCAGAAGAAATTCACTATATGGACGTTTCAACCCAACAAGTTGTATCTGTGGCAGCAGCGTTAATTCCATTCTTAGAGCATGATGATGCGAACCGTGCCTTAATGGGTGCGAACATGCAACGTCAAGCGGTTCCTACTTTACGTGCTGATAAGCCGTTAGTGGGTACAGGTATGGAAAAACCAATCGCACTTGACTCAGGCGTGGCGGTTGTAGCGAAACGTGGTGGTACAGTTCAATATGTTGATGCTTCTCGTATCGTTATCAAAGTAAATGAAGACGAAACCGTAGCAGGCGAAGCGGGTATCGATATTTATAACTTAATTAAATACACCCGTTCTAACCAAAATACGTGTATCAACCAAATTCCTTGTGTGAATTTAGGCGATCCAATTAACCGTGGTGAAGTGTTAGCAGATGGTCCTTCAACAGACTTAGGTGAATTAGCATTAGGTCAAAATATCCGTGTGGCGTTCATGCCTTGGAACGGTTATAACTTCGAAGACTCAATGTTAGTTTCTGAGCGTGTTGTACAACAAGACCGCTTCACGACAATCCATATTCAAGAATTATCTTGTGTGGCGCGTGATACTAAATTAGGTTCTGAAGAAATCACTGCGGATATTCCAAACGTAGGTGAATCTGCATTAAGCAAATTGGATGAATCAGGTATCGTTTATGTGGGGGCTGAAGTTAAAGGTGGTGACATCTTAGTCGGTAAAGTAACCCCTAAAGGCGAAACGCAATTAACACCAGAAGAAAAATTGTTACGTGCAATCTTCGGTGAAAAAGCATCTGACGTGAAGGACTCTTCATTACGTGTACCAAACAGCGTAAGCGGTACTGTAATTGACGTTCAAGTCTTCACTCGTGATGGCGTAGAAAAAGACAAACGTGCATTAGAAATTGAAGAAATGCAGTTAAAACAAGCTAAGAAAGACCTTTCTGATGAATTAGAAATCTTAGAAGCTGGCTTGTTTGCTCGTGTGCGTAATGTACTTATCGCTGGCGGTATTGATGCGGCTCAATTAGATAAAATGGATCGCACCAAATGGTTAGAACAAACCATTTCAGATGAAGAAAAACAAAACCAATTAGAACAGCTTGCTGAGCAATATGAAGAATTACGTAAAGAGTTTGAACACAAACTTGAAGTAAAACGTAAGAAAATCATTAAAGGCGATGACCTCGCACCAGGCGTGTTAAAAGTGGTTAAAGTTTACCTAGCGGTGAAACGTCATATCCAACCAGGTGATAAAATGGCGGGTCGTCATGGTAACAAAGGTGTTATCTCAAAAATCAACCCTGTGGAAGATATGCCATACGATGAAAACGGTCAACCGGTTGAAATCGTATTGAACCCACTGGGTGTACCATCTCGTATGAACATCGGTCAGATCTTAGAAACCCACTTAGGCTTAGCAGCTAAAGGTATCGGTGATCAAATCAATGCGATGATCAAACAAAAACAAGATGTTGAGAAACTTCGTGGCTATATGCAAAAAGCATACGATTTAGGTCATGGCGCACAAAAAGTGGATTTAAGCACCTTTAGTGATGACGAAATCATGCGTTTAGCAGAAAACCTACGTAAAGGTTTACCGGTAGCAACACCAGTATTTGATGGTGCGGATGAGCAAGAAATCAAAGAAATGTTGAAACTTGGTGGCTTACCAACTTCAGGTCAGATCACGTTATACGATGGTCGTACTGGTGAGAAATTCGAGCGTCCAGTAACCGTAGGTTATATGTACATGCTCAAATTGAACCACTTAGTTGATGACAAAATGCATGCTCGTTCAACTGGTTCTTATAGTCTTGTTACTCAACAACCACTTGGTGGTAAAGCACAATTCGGTGGTCAACGTTTCGGTGAGATGGAGGTATGGGCACTTGAAGCATACGGTGCAGCTTACACCTTACAAGAAATGTTAACCGTGAAATCCGATGATGTGAATGGTCGTACGAAGATGTATAAAAACATCGTCGGTGGCAACCAACAAATGGATCCGGGTACACCGGAATCTTTCAACGTGATTATGAAAGAAATCCGTTCACTTGGTTTGAATATCGAGTTAGACGAAGAGTAA
- the rplL gene encoding 50S ribosomal protein L7/L12, producing MSLTNEQIIEAIASKSVTEIVELIAAMEEKFGVSAAAVAAAPTVGGAAAAAEEKTEFDVVLAEAGANKVAVIKAVRGATGLGLKEAKDLVESAPANLKEGVSKEEAEALKKELEEAGAKVEIK from the coding sequence ATGTCATTAACTAACGAACAAATCATTGAAGCGATCGCTTCTAAATCTGTAACTGAAATCGTTGAATTAATCGCAGCGATGGAAGAAAAATTCGGCGTTTCTGCAGCAGCAGTAGCAGCAGCTCCAACAGTTGGCGGCGCAGCAGCAGCGGCAGAAGAAAAAACTGAATTCGACGTAGTTCTTGCTGAAGCTGGTGCTAACAAAGTAGCAGTTATCAAAGCAGTACGTGGTGCAACTGGTTTAGGCTTAAAAGAAGCTAAAGACTTAGTTGAATCTGCTCCAGCTAACTTAAAAGAAGGCGTTTCTAAAGAAGAAGCTGAAGCACTTAAGAAAGAATTAGAAGAAGCTGGTGCAAAAGTAGAAATCAAATAA
- the rplJ gene encoding 50S ribosomal protein L10, giving the protein MALNLQDKQAIVAEVNEAAKGALSAVIADSRGVTVDKMTELRKAAREAGVTMRVVRNTLLRRAVEGTDFECLQDTFVGPTLIAFSNEHPGAAARLFKDFAKANDKFEIKGAAFEGKIQDVEFLATLPTYEEAIARLMGTMKEAAAGKLVRTFAALRDKLQEAA; this is encoded by the coding sequence ATGGCATTAAATCTTCAAGACAAACAAGCAATTGTTGCCGAAGTAAATGAAGCAGCCAAAGGTGCACTTTCAGCAGTAATCGCGGATTCTCGCGGTGTAACTGTTGATAAAATGACTGAATTACGTAAAGCAGCTCGTGAAGCTGGTGTGACAATGCGCGTTGTTCGTAATACTTTATTACGTCGTGCGGTTGAAGGCACTGATTTCGAATGCTTACAAGATACGTTTGTAGGTCCAACACTTATCGCATTCTCTAACGAACACCCAGGTGCAGCAGCACGTTTGTTCAAAGATTTTGCTAAAGCAAACGATAAGTTTGAAATTAAAGGTGCAGCCTTTGAAGGTAAGATCCAAGATGTTGAATTCTTAGCAACATTACCAACTTACGAAGAAGCAATTGCACGTTTAATGGGCACAATGAAAGAAGCTGCGGCAGGCAAACTTGTTCGCACTTTTGCGGCATTACGCGACAAATTACAAGAAGCAGCTTAA
- a CDS encoding RidA family protein: protein MTKIIHTEKAPAAIGPYVQAVDLGNLVLTSGQIPVNPATGEVPKDIVAQARQSLENVKAIIEQAGLKVGDIVKTTVFVKDLNDFAAVNAEYEKFFKENNHPNFPARSCVEVARLPKDVGLEIEAIAVRK from the coding sequence ATGACTAAAATCATTCATACAGAAAAAGCCCCAGCAGCAATCGGTCCTTATGTTCAAGCGGTGGATTTAGGTAATTTAGTTTTAACATCAGGTCAAATCCCGGTTAACCCTGCAACGGGTGAAGTGCCAAAAGATATTGTAGCTCAGGCGCGTCAATCGTTAGAAAACGTGAAAGCCATTATTGAACAGGCTGGTTTGAAAGTAGGTGATATTGTGAAAACCACTGTGTTTGTGAAAGATCTTAATGATTTTGCAGCAGTAAATGCAGAGTATGAGAAATTCTTTAAAGAAAATAATCATCCTAATTTCCCTGCTCGTTCTTGCGTAGAAGTTGCTCGCTTACCAAAAGATGTTGGCCTAGAAATCGAAGCGATTGCAGTAAGAAAATAA
- a CDS encoding MlaA family lipoprotein → MKKTPLLAVGLIATAVLTGCATKADGERNDKLESFNRTMFDFNYKVMDRYVLEPAAKGWRDYVPTPVTKGLANVANNLDEPVSFVNRLLEGEPKKAFVHFNRFWINSTFGIGGLFDFASASKDLQVYDQRSFGETLGTYGVDAGTYIVLPIYNATTPRQLTGAVVDAAYTYPFWNWVGGPWSLVKYGVQAIDKRSKTLDQTELLNQAQDPYVTFREAYYQNLEFKVNDGKVKESSQKELSDDVLKEID, encoded by the coding sequence ATGAAAAAAACACCTTTACTTGCGGTCGGCTTAATTGCAACAGCTGTATTAACGGGTTGTGCAACCAAAGCAGATGGTGAACGCAATGATAAATTAGAAAGTTTTAACCGCACGATGTTTGATTTTAACTATAAAGTCATGGACCGTTATGTGTTAGAACCTGCAGCGAAAGGCTGGCGTGATTACGTGCCGACACCGGTCACAAAAGGTTTAGCTAATGTGGCAAATAACTTAGATGAGCCAGTGAGCTTTGTGAACCGTTTATTAGAAGGTGAACCGAAAAAAGCCTTTGTTCACTTCAACCGTTTCTGGATTAACTCAACCTTTGGTATCGGTGGCTTATTTGATTTTGCCAGTGCAAGCAAAGACTTGCAGGTTTATGATCAACGCAGTTTTGGTGAAACATTGGGCACCTACGGTGTAGATGCGGGCACTTATATTGTATTGCCAATTTATAATGCGACAACACCTCGTCAATTAACGGGGGCAGTGGTCGATGCGGCTTATACTTATCCGTTCTGGAATTGGGTGGGGGGGCCGTGGTCACTGGTGAAATATGGTGTGCAAGCCATAGATAAACGCTCGAAAACATTGGACCAAACAGAATTGCTCAATCAAGCCCAAGATCCTTATGTTACTTTCCGCGAAGCTTATTATCAGAATTTAGAATTTAAAGTAAATGATGGCAAAGTAAAAGAAAGTTCACAGAAAGAATTGTCTGATGATGTATTAAAAGAGATTGATTAA